A region of Streptomyces sp. TG1A-60 DNA encodes the following proteins:
- a CDS encoding MBL fold metallo-hydrolase translates to MAARIEHLVTSGRFTLDGGTWDVDNNVWIVGDDREVIVIDAAHDADAIAEAVGDRTLSAILCTHAHNDHIDAAPALAERTGAPIWLHPDDLPLWKQTHPDHLPDHWLADGQVIESAGADLTVLHTPGHAPGAVCLYDAGLGTVFTGDTLFAGGPGATGRSYSHFPTIIDSIRDRLLALPPDTVVHTGHGDSTTIGAEAPHLQEWIARGH, encoded by the coding sequence ATGGCCGCGCGCATCGAACACCTCGTCACCTCGGGCCGGTTCACGCTCGACGGCGGCACCTGGGACGTCGACAACAACGTCTGGATCGTCGGCGACGACCGCGAGGTCATCGTCATCGACGCGGCCCACGACGCCGACGCCATCGCCGAGGCGGTGGGTGACCGCACGCTGTCGGCCATCCTCTGCACCCACGCCCACAACGACCACATCGACGCCGCGCCCGCCCTCGCCGAGCGCACCGGCGCGCCGATCTGGCTCCACCCCGACGACCTGCCGCTCTGGAAGCAGACCCACCCGGACCACCTGCCCGACCACTGGCTGGCCGACGGCCAGGTCATCGAGTCCGCCGGTGCCGACCTGACCGTCCTGCACACCCCCGGCCACGCGCCGGGCGCCGTCTGCCTGTACGACGCGGGCCTCGGCACCGTCTTCACCGGCGACACCCTCTTCGCCGGCGGGCCGGGCGCCACCGGCCGCTCCTACTCCCACTTCCCGACGATCATCGACTCCATCCGCGACCGCCTGCTGGCCCTCCCGCCCGACACCGTCGTCCACACCGGCCACGGCGACAGCACCACGATCGGCGCCGAGGCGCCGCACCTTCAGGAGTGGATCGCCCGCGGTCACTGA
- a CDS encoding S-(hydroxymethyl)mycothiol dehydrogenase: MAQEVRGVIAPGKNEPVRIETIVVPDPGPGEAVVKVQACGVCHTDLHYKQGGINDDFPFLLGHEAAGVVESVGAGVTDVAPGDFVILNWRAVCGACRACRRGRPWYCFATHNATRKMTLASNGQELSPALGIGAFADKTLVAAGQCTKVDPAAAPAVAGLLGCGVMAGIGAAINTGNVGRGDSVAVIGCGGVGDAAIAGSRLAGAEKIIAVDIDDRKLTTAKSIGATHTVNSEDTDPVEAIRELTGGFGADVVIEAVGRPETYKQAFYARDLAGTVVLVGVPTPEMKLDLPLIDVFGRGGALKSSWYGDCLPDRDFPMLINLYLQGRLDLEAFVTETIALDDVEKAFERMHGGDVLRSVVTL, translated from the coding sequence ATGGCGCAGGAAGTACGCGGCGTGATCGCACCGGGCAAGAACGAACCGGTGCGGATCGAGACGATCGTCGTACCCGATCCGGGGCCGGGGGAGGCCGTGGTGAAGGTGCAGGCGTGCGGGGTGTGCCACACCGATCTGCACTACAAGCAGGGCGGCATCAACGACGACTTCCCCTTCCTGCTCGGCCATGAGGCCGCCGGTGTGGTGGAGTCGGTCGGCGCGGGTGTCACGGACGTCGCCCCCGGTGACTTCGTCATCCTCAACTGGCGGGCGGTGTGCGGCGCTTGCCGGGCCTGTCGACGCGGACGCCCCTGGTACTGCTTCGCCACCCACAACGCCACCCGGAAGATGACGCTCGCCTCGAACGGCCAGGAACTGTCGCCCGCGCTCGGCATCGGCGCCTTCGCGGACAAGACCCTCGTCGCCGCCGGGCAGTGCACCAAGGTCGACCCCGCCGCCGCCCCGGCGGTCGCCGGACTGCTGGGCTGCGGGGTGATGGCCGGCATCGGCGCCGCGATCAACACCGGCAACGTGGGCCGGGGCGACAGCGTCGCCGTCATCGGCTGCGGCGGCGTCGGCGACGCGGCCATCGCCGGGTCCCGGCTGGCCGGCGCCGAGAAGATCATCGCCGTGGACATCGACGACCGGAAACTGACCACCGCCAAGAGCATCGGCGCCACCCACACCGTCAACTCCGAGGACACCGACCCCGTCGAGGCGATCCGCGAGCTGACCGGCGGATTCGGCGCCGACGTGGTCATCGAGGCGGTGGGCCGCCCGGAGACGTACAAGCAGGCGTTCTACGCCCGCGACCTGGCCGGCACGGTCGTCCTCGTCGGCGTACCCACCCCCGAGATGAAGCTCGACCTCCCGCTCATCGACGTCTTCGGCCGCGGCGGCGCCCTGAAGTCCTCCTGGTACGGCGACTGCCTGCCCGACCGTGACTTCCCCATGCTGATCAACCTCTACCTGCAGGGCCGCCTGGACCTGGAGGCGTTCGTCACCGAGACCATCGCACTCGACGACGTGGAGAAGGCCTTCGAGCGGATGCACGGCGGCGACGTCCTGCGCTCGGTGGTGACGCTCTGA